The nucleotide window TTTTCAATACAAACAAGAAAATTGAGTACATATCTTACCATTTTGGGATTCAACTCCGCAATTCCAACCATCAATTCCTCTCCAACCTCTCAGTTTTTGGAAATGGAAGAACGTCATTTCCTCATCGATTGTGGCGAAGGAACTCAGGTTCAAATGCGAAAAGCAAAAGTGCGGTTTTCCAAAATCAATCATATTTTCATTTCCCATCTTCACGGTGACCATTGTTTCGGTTTGCCGGGATTGGTTGCTTCTTTCCGACTTCTGGGAAGAAAAACCCCATTGAATATCTACGGTCCAAAAGGCATCAAAAAAATGATGGACACAATTTTCGAAATCACGGAAACCTACAAAGGTTTTGAGGTCATCTATCACGAACTGGAAGGCAAAGAATCAGTAAAAATATACGAAGACAAAAGGGTAGAAGTCTTCACAATTCCGCTCAACCACAGGATTTATTGCAACGGTTATCTCTTCAAAGAAAAACCAAAAGAACGCCATTTGAATATGAAGGAAATCTCAAAACACAAAGAAATTGAGATTTGCGATTTTCAGAACCTGCGATTAGGGAAAGATTTCATCTCCGAAGATGGAAACATCATCGACAATGCTTCATTGACGACTGACCCGCAACCTTCCGTTTCATACGCATTTTGCAGTGACACCAAATACAAAGAAGACATCATCCCAATCATAGAAAACGTCGACGTCCTCTACCACGAATCCACTTTCTTGAATAACCTGAAAGAAATGGCAGATTACACCGGACATTCCACAGCTTTGGAGGCCGCGACGATTGCCAAAAAAGCACAAGTCGGAAAATTGATTTTAGGACATTTCTCAAACCGTTACAGCGATTTAAGCGTAATGACAGATGAAGCAAGACAGATTTTCCCGAATAGTTTTCTGCCTAAGGCTTTGGAGACAGTGAAGGTTGGGTAGAAATTTATTGAACCTCTTTATTAATGTAAAGCCAATCTTCTATCTCACTTTTTGGCGACATTTGAAAAATTTCCAGATATTCATTATACCATTTAGATTTCTGGAATTTAGAAATATTTATAGTTGAAGGAATTGAATTTGAATAATAGACTTGATTATTCAATCGAAGTTTAAATCGAATTTTTGTCGAAAAATCTCCTTTGTATTTTGGAGAATCTAATTCAATTATTTGATTTGGGTTAAATTTGATTTTTCTGTCATAACTATTTCCGCAAGTTGAAAAACCCCAGAACTCAATTGGTTTCCACTTTCCTTTTTTGTCAATTGCTTCTTGGATTAAATACAAACTATAATCTTGCGGAACTAAAACTAGATTTTCGCTTGAAGAATTTTTTACAAAAATTGAAAATTTATCTTTGTCTTTTTGTTCAATAAAAATGTTGACATTTTCCAGCTTACTTGATTTCACAAACTTACTATTTATGCTATCATTCAAAACCGATTCATTTATAATACGGTTTTGGTTAAAATACATTTCATTCTGCAAATCCTGTGAAAAGACTTTTGAACCTACTCCTACAACGCCAAAAATTAATAGAATTACAAGAGTTAGAGATTTGGTTTTCATAACATAGTTTATAATTCAAATATCCGAAAATTATTCTCATCAAACCACATCAATACTCACAATACAAACCGCCAAAGAAATACAAATCAAAGCCACAAAGAAAAGAACATCAGCAATGTTTTCTAATCTGTCCGACAGCTTTTCCTTATCTGTTCTGATGGCAAGGAAAGATAAAGTGCAACTCAACATCAAACAGAAAATCGCGCCAACGGTAAATTCATCCAAATAAGAATGATGACTGAACTTCGTAATCTTCAAAGAAGTAATGATGACCAAACAAAATCCCAAAAGGTTGGTAGAGGCATTCAGAATGTGTGGTGCGGTTTTTTTCATTGGTTCAAATTGATGATTCAAAAATATTCATTAATTCTGTGGAAAAAATATAATTGATGAATTTTTATACTTTATAAAATTATCTTATTTTTACGAAATATCAAATCAATAAAAATTTCAGTAAAAAATTTTATATTTGTCAAAATTCAAAGTTATGCAAACAACCTACATAGAAACTCAGCAAATCTCATTTCAGGATTTTAAAAACAGCATTTTGGAAGACTATCGTTTAGGTAGGATTTCTCGCGAGATGTCCTATTTGGGAAGGCGCGAAGTTTTGACCGGTAAAGCAAAATTTGGGATTTTCGGAGACGGGAAAGAATTGCCACAGTTGGCAATGGCTAAGGTTTTTAGAAACGGTGATTTCCGTTCGGGTTATTACCGCGACCAGACTTTTGCGTTGGCAATCGATGCGGTTTCTGTGGAAAGTTTTTTTGCACAATTATACGCTGACACAAGCGTGGAAAGAGAACCAGCATCTGCCGGAAGACAAATGAACGGCCACTACGCCACAAGAAGTTTGAACGCAGACGGAAGTTGGAAAAACTTAACTGAACAGAAAAATATTTCATCCGACATTTCGCCAACCGCTGGACAAATGCCGAGATTATTGGGATTGGCTCAGGCTTCCAAAGTTTATAAATCCGTAAAATTCGATGGTTCTGAGAAGTTTTCAAAAGACGGAAACGAAGTAGCCTTTGGAACGATTGGCGACGCTTCAACAGCTGAAGGTCATTTTTGGGAAACTTTGAACGCCGCTTGTGCTTTGCAAGTTCCGATGATTGTTTCGATTTGGGATGATGGTTACGGGATTTCGGTTCCGACTCAAAACCAAAGAGCGAAAGCGGATATTTCCGAAATGCTTTCCGGTTTCCAAAGAAAAGCGGACGAAAAACAAGGTTGCGAAATCATCCAGGTGAAAGCGTGGGATTATCCAGCGTTGATGGAAGCTTATGCGAAAGCTGAGCATTACGCAAGATATGAAAGCGTTCCAGTGGTGATTCACGTGACGGAAGTGACACAACCACAAGGACATTCGACTTCTGGTTCGCACGAGCGTTACAAA belongs to Chryseobacterium sp. KACC 21268 and includes:
- a CDS encoding ribonuclease Z; protein product: MSTYLTILGFNSAIPTINSSPTSQFLEMEERHFLIDCGEGTQVQMRKAKVRFSKINHIFISHLHGDHCFGLPGLVASFRLLGRKTPLNIYGPKGIKKMMDTIFEITETYKGFEVIYHELEGKESVKIYEDKRVEVFTIPLNHRIYCNGYLFKEKPKERHLNMKEISKHKEIEICDFQNLRLGKDFISEDGNIIDNASLTTDPQPSVSYAFCSDTKYKEDIIPIIENVDVLYHESTFLNNLKEMADYTGHSTALEAATIAKKAQVGKLILGHFSNRYSDLSVMTDEARQIFPNSFLPKALETVKVG